The following nucleotide sequence is from Pygocentrus nattereri isolate fPygNat1 chromosome 25, fPygNat1.pri, whole genome shotgun sequence.
AAATGCAGTGCTACAGTTAGTGTAGTATGTAACAGATAACTAAGCGATGGATAAGCGAGGAAGATAATaatgattaatgaaatgtattatCATTTTTTACAGGATAAACATGCAGTGCTGGACATCACACCCAACGCAGTGGACCGATTGAACTATGCACAGTGGTACCCCATCGTTGTGTTCCTGAACCCAGACAGCAAGCAGGGTGTGAAAAACATGAGGACCAGACTGTGCCCTGAGTCCAGGAAGAGTGCAAGGAAACTGTACGAGCGAGCACTCAAACTGAGGAAAAACAATCACCACCTCTTTACTGGTGAGAACAGAATAAATGTGTGCGAAAGACAAGCGACAGTGTGATGAGTGAATGTAGGACTGTATGTGTGGGTGTAATAGTGTATATATGACAGATAGAGGAGCTCCTGAGAGAGCAGACACATCTCCTTATGGTTATTTTCAGCACTCATATTCCACAAATGCACATACAAGGTTgcggcacacacacacacacacacataatggCATAAACAACTTTTACAAGTTTCATGTGATGCCTGTGAGTCCTTGGGGAATGAAATTGACCTGCTGGACAGTTGGGTCAAGCGTGCCAAGCAACACATGTGGCAATATGTGGCTAATGGTTCAAAAAGATTCAACTCAAGGTCTCTCTGTGCGCTAGAGGAAGTGTAAATGATGTTCATCCCTCTGGAGAGGTGGGGCTGTCATGGACTACAGGAAGAGATTTATATATTAGGAATTGGATTTTCAATAAACGTCACATGCTTAAAAGTAACTAATGCAGTTGTTGAGAAAATGTTCACTTTCAATTTGTTCTCAgtagtatattatttatatttttatcttatttatgCATATATCTCAtagctgtcagaacaaaatcttgtttcTCCATTCTTGttgtgacattatttgaaaataccagctgccctttacattgtgtgaaaaaatTAAAGATCACTGGACCAGTAGAGGTGCTctgaaatgacttggaataaaacatctttaaattAACATACACTGAAAGTCTTTTTAAAACAGACATATTGTTTAGTCAGATATATTTGGGAACAGATTGTTTAAGTGCATTAATGTGAGTAGTCTAGCACCCTTCTACCTGATAATTGGTCCATAGTTTTGTGCTAAATGGAGTAGAACAACTTGAAGTCAGTCAACGTGTTgaataaagagaagaaacaCTTCAGAACAGTCATAGTCATTTTAAATACGTGCTGTTCTGGACACTGATTAAACCATCTTAGGCTTGTGAACTAAGAACAGCTGCTTTCTTCAGTTGATGGGATGTGTGATCTTTAAACAAGACTTAAACAAAAGCTATCTGATTTATTAGTGGGAAAACAGTTGTCTCAGTTTAGGGTGGCAAGTCATTTATTGGTGTGTTCACTTTTGAAATGCTGGTCCTTAGCAAATGAATGGTTGTTATTGCCAGTCTCTAAAAATGTTCCACTAAAGCTCTTGCAAATGAACATTTCAGTATTGGAGATTCATTGCAACAGTTGATTGTTGTTGGCTGAcgtctctctcttcctatcCCCTGATACAGCCACCATAAACATGAATAACATGAATGAGGGCTGGTACGGAGCGCTGAAGGATACcatccagcagcagcagaaccAGCTGGTCTGGGTTTCAGAGGGCAAGGTGAGGCTTCTGTCACAGTTTTTTGTGTCTTTCTCTGTAATTTGTCTTCATAATTGTATCTCACTGTTTTGCCTTTTATTTTCATCCTATCctgctctcttttttcttctctctatcTTCCAGGCGGACGGTACTCCTGAGGATGATCTGGATCTTCATGATGATCGTCTATCCTACTTGTCTGCTCCAGGCAGTGAGTACAGCATGTACAGCACAGACAGCCGCCACACGTCTGACTATGAGGACACGGACACAGAGGGCGGTGCCTACACCGACCAGGAGCTGGACGAAACATTGAATGATGATGCAGGACCACCGTGCGAGCCAGCCATCACCCGCTCGTCCGAGCCCGTCCGCGAGGAGCCACCCGTCATCCAGCAACCACCCGGCTACCCCGTCTACCGGTCAGATGCACTGAGCCGAATCGAGCCGGCTGGCTTCAAGGCCCCCGCGCCGCAGCAGGTAGCGTTTCTTAGAGCCGCGCACCTCCCCTGCTGCCTGGAGGCTATGATGTGCTTCAGGAAAGGGTTATGGAGGCGCTTCTGAATCTAAAAAAGGGGGTCTTTTCAAACAATATCACTGCAATACCCTACATTATGGCGACCAAGTACAAATTGTTGCCACATAttcattgtgtatgtgtgcacgtgtgcgtgtgtgtgtgtgtttgcgtgttgttttttgtcatttttggaaACGAAAAAGATACGGCTCAGCTGTTTAAGCCCCACCCAAAGTAACTGTGAACTCTCGTCCTGGTGTGACTCTCTTAGTTTTTCTCATCAACGTTCTCACCTATGGTGAAGTGAAGCGCCGTTGTGTTTAGCTGTTAGCTATGTCCCTCACCCCTGTCAATCAAACTGATGATGTCATTACTGGAAAGCTTAATATGCATGACTGAATTATCAGTGTTAAACATATACCATGTATGTATTTATCTATCTGGGTCTAATAGTGATATCCAAAGTGTCTTCTCTGATGTGCTACCGAAGGAGGGTAAAGGCCAAAATGTTGTACCATATCCTAgaattaaatacaaaacagtATATATTACCATCAGAAGCTTGTCCAGTTGTAGATTCTTGCATGATATTGGTTCCGAATCCCTTTGGTAAGCAGTAACACAACACCTTCCATTTTGATAAAGATTCATGTACACTTGCTTGTTAGTGAGGCTTAGAGAAGGGCAGAAGAGCATGAGGATTAGATTAGGGCTGTACCATTTAGTTAACCGACGATGTTGATTTTGGATAAACATTGTGTCGATGTGGTGTTTACGTAAAAAAGAAGTTCCGTTCGTTATGAAAGAAGAAATTATTCATACACAGTCAGAACCATGGTGACACTATGACAGGTGCATAAGGCATAATGGGTAATAAATAAACTTATAATAATTGTTAGTCGCAGCcctaatgatgatggtgatgatgatgatgttgaagGTGCAGTTCAGGTGCAGTGGCGAGGTTTGTGAGCACGTTGTATTAAACATTTCTGACCACCTTCACAGAAAGCAGAGGCTGCTCTTCCTGAGCCGCTGACTGAGACAGCGCCCCCTGGTGCCCACCTTAATGTAGCACTTCTGAGTGGTGCCACGGAGGGCCCAGCCGCCCCCCCACAGGGCAACCTAGCTCAGCCCCCAGCTCCTGAGCCCCTCCAAACCGGACAGCCCGGGTCAGAGCCCAAGGTACCGCACTATCTGCCCGGCGACGGATTTGGGCCGACCTGGTTACGGCCCAAGCTTGGtgccctttttctctttctgacttctGCCCTGCCTGTGTGCTGCCTCTTCCTTCTGCATGTACGCTGTCAGCATTGTGCCTccctgcaagtgtgtgtgtagggctgggcgatatagcTAAAAATCttaccacatttttttttttgcatctcaTTTCATAGCAGTATAATTATTCGGAGCTCATTATGtttcatttaatatattaatacgATTTTAACCCTTACAAACTGAATTGAATTACTGACTACTCTCATTTGGTTGCTGGTTGAAGCTGGTTGGTACTATTGTGAGTGAATGACTAGACATCTCTCCATCTGAGTGAGTAAAAGGCATACATCGCCACCTAGTGTACCTTAGAAGCAATTGTTTAAGCTTTCTCTGCTAATAGTAGACCAAGGAATGTAACAGATAGTTtaggaagaaaaatgtagagTATGTCAtcagttttggaaaaaaaaaagtttgataatTATCGTTAGCGTTTTTATCGCccaggcctgtgtgtgtgtgtgtgtgtgtttgggtctGTTTCTGTATGTTGGATTATATGTATTGTCAGTTTGTAACCAGCAGTGGATGAGGCAGGGCCCTCTGCTTATTGAAAGCAAAGGGAGGGAACTATGATCTTCCTGCTGCTGCTTGCACTCTTGCATGGCTCTAAATCGCCTGGGTTTGTTTCTACTTTAATCTGTGTTGTTGTTGAAGTAGAAATATTAGCAGTATTTATAAATGGGTTTATTTAATACTTCATCTGATTATGTTATTTAGGTTCATATTTTTCCCCCTCTGTTATTGACTTTGAAAGGTAGCCTTGTTGATTTCCCATGTGTTAGCACTGTAAACTGGCTGACAGGATCGATATCCGTACTGAAAGGCTACTtctcaaaatgttttatatctAGCCTGAAGTGAAACCTTGCCTCAGTATCAGCTGAGTAGTTTTTGTTGCagtgaatttttttattatttatggcTATTTTTATGTCCCCCCAGATATTTGTTTGCTTTATGTGTATAGTGTTGTGAACAGTTTCGTATTTCTCATATGTAAACCTCTCTTTAAACTTCCATCTTAATGATGGTTGCTTCTGGTTTGACCTGTCCATTAACGGCCCCCTCTGAGTTTCCTCTATTGCAGGTCTTTCCTCTGACTCTAAGCTTCAGCCTTCAGCCATTAATGTGTATTAATCATCTCTGGTTTCTGCCATGTCTAAGTCAAATCCATTGATTGGtaaattttacacattttctgtACCTTTTGTAATGACTTAAACAAGTTTGTCTCCTGTTGTCTTTATCTGGCAGATGTACCAGAAAGAGATTTACAGTGTGGATGAGCAAGTACGCGTCAGTCCTGGACTGAAGCAGCCTGCCTATAACTCCCAGCAACCCCTTTATCAGGAAGAACAGCCATACAGAGATTATGATCACCAGCCCTACCGCTATGACAGCGCCTATGTGGACCCAAAGGCTCATAACTTTGACTCTCACTTGCAGTATGACAGTCGTTTGCCTCCCTATGAAGAGCAGTGGTCTCCATATGACCACCAGGGGGAAGCACCCCAGCACTATGACCCCCGCCTAAACTACCAGGATGGGCCAGATCGTGACTACAGCCCACCTCAGTCCCACTACGACACAGGCTACGACACGGGACGACCCCGTTATGGAAAGCCCGGACCAGCTCGTTTCGATGAACCCCCTCCCCCAGCCACAGGTGGCTTTGATGGAAGTTCACGTTATGACCATGAACCCCACCCCCTACCTTCAACCGTGTCCCGCTCCCCTGAACCCCCAAAACAGCAGTATTATGAGCCTCCACCTGCAAGGTCTGCCCATGGCCAGCCATCACAGAGGGGTTATATGAACTCAGATGTCCCCCCACCACCTCCCAAACCCGAGTCCCTCCCATCACCACCAGACACAGCTGTCACCACAGCAACCTCTAAGACCCTCCCTCCTCCCCCACCAGAGACGGAGGAAGACCCAGCAATGAAGCCACAGTCAGTGCTGACCCGAGTGAAGATGTTTGAGAACAAGCGTTCAGTGTCTATGGACCGGGCCAGAGAGTCTGCCGACTCCACAATAAGGGTGAGTTATTTAGTGTTGCATGCAAGTAGTGTTGGATCAAtacaaaagttttgtttttggtaCTGTTAGTAGCGATACATCAGTAACAAATTAAGAGCCTCAATTCCAATAGTTTAATGGTATCATGATCTATTCCGCCACTCTTACCACACACCCCTTCCTGCCCAAAATATGTAAAGGAGATTAGAAGAATACTTATATTTAAATAAGGAAGATCCTTTATTACTTTGTGTGTAGCATGGGTTGTCTTAATTAACTACATTCAATTTAATATGAATACTATTTCTGAGTTTAAAATTAGCTAGCTATATTGTTGCAATATTAATTATCAAAACTTCTGTCGTGCGGTTAAGCTAGCTACTATAGCTAGTGCTGTATAGCTTTAGTGGCCTGTATAAAAAGCACTAGTACAGGATAAATCAAAATATAACAAAGCATCTCAAAAAATCACCAAATACCTAAACAATCCCTAAAGCTAGTTCTCTAACACCAATTTAATGCTAGCTAGTGTAATAACAGGCTAACCCTAACTTTAGCTGTTTCAGTCTGAAAGTAATGTGAGAGTGGCTATATgttatatacaaacacaaattcAGCACATTCACTGCGTGAAAAAGTGTTTCTGTGATTCTCATGAGGCATAGAATTTGTACAACTTGTTTTGGGAAACGTTTTGACTGCAGAATTCTTTACAACCAAATAAACAGATTATcaacactctcactctctctctctcactacccTCCACCcaaccaccccacccccccaccccaccccagcCAGCAGACATGGTTCCTAAACCAGGTGCAGCATCCGTGCCCAAAGCCAACTCTTTGAGTAACCTCGACCAAGAGAAGACCTTCAGGTAAAGAACAGTGGTAGCTTCAAAGATGCCAAATTATGTTGCACATACATCAATTCATATTTGTAGCAGCCAAATTGTAGCACATGACACAAAACATCATGTTGACATCATACCTGTCTAAACCCACTTATCCAGTTAACAAATACAGAATATATCTGAACCTTTTCGCTTTGTGTAAGCACCTTCTAATCTGATGGTAATTACTACCTCACCTCAAAGGTAGTTTCACTGGGGAAAAAAGCTGCTTTTGAGTGCAGTTTTTATAGAGCTTCACcttgtggttttatgtaatgTCACGCCTTAGCTCTCAACACTGGTGTTGAATTAGACCTTTCTACACCTGCAGCCACAGAACTGTAGCCATACATTAGCAGCTGTTGATGTGCCTCCAGTGTTTTATTGATCAAATTTTAGCTATAGGAATTAGTTTGTAGAGGTTACTTTGTGTATGCATTCTGTAAATGTGTTGCTGTGCTTTCTGTATAACTAATCTCACTCTTCCTTTTCTCaaaaacacccccacaaacatgcacaccTACAAACACATAGAGCGCCTGAGCCCCAGCAGCCGCAGTCAAAAGCTGATGACATTGTTCGCGCTAACCACTATGAtcctgatgaagatgaagagtaCTACAGGAAGCAGCTGTCCTACTTTGATCGCCGGAGCTTTGACAGCAAGCCCTCTACACAGCCACAGCCTGCCAACAAACCAGCACAACCACAGGCCCAGCCAGGGACCAACTATCCTAGGTAACACACATAGGCGGAGACTACTGCTGACCATGCATACAGTTAACTACACTTATACATAGTATTAACTGTACTGTTAACTGCAATTATATTAACTGTTGACTAGAAGAAATATACAATTGATCTTCTGATGAGCTAGCACAGCCAGAGGACATGCCACATGTATACACAAATATATCGGTGAATCATTCTTAAAATTTGAGTGTGCCAAAAATTCTGACATATGTCTCTCATGTAAACTGTTTCATTAcctaaatgctttttttaaatctacAGTTTATCTCATTAAGTAAAAGGGGTCCACAGCTTTGGTGTGGCTTTTTTCAAAGGTAGCGTCAAGTTAATATAATAGCAAAGGATAATCAGTTGTATTTGTACTGCCCCTACAGCTTAAATGTGTCACAGATAACCTAACTTACACTGATCTTACCCCAACGATTAGTTTTAATATTTCCCCCCAAATGGTAAATCGTACTGCTATTGCTGAATATTTCATTTGGAAAGACTTGCTCATATTTGAGCGCACATGCTGATCAAGAATCCGTTTTTGCTTTATGCACAGGGtagtaattttttaaataattgtgtgtgtgatttgctatatttttattacatattgCTATGTATTTTTAGGGTGGACTCAGTGGACAAGGTCAGCCCTGTTCCCCAGGTAACCCCAGCTGCCACTTCTCCAGCTCCACCCCCTACTCTGCCCAAACCTGCTGGTAAGTGTTGCACATTAATCTCTGTATgagtgcagtgttaaagttagAACCAACATTTATTATCAAGGCACAAGCCACAAGGTTTTCACAGACTTCTAATGTTCTTTTAATAAAGTGTGCATTCTTTACAATGCTCAGTTATAAAGTAATAAAGCATTCCTTACAATACCCAGTTGCAGGCACTGATATAAAGTGGTGTCACATAATTTTGTGGTTTGTGGACTGTCCTGAAATATTTGCAACTATTAATCTGCAGTTTATATTGATTATTTTGTCTCGTAATTTATAAGACTGTATTTGTTGCTGTGCTTTCTGCATTGCTGATCTCACTGattttctcccccctctctctctctctctctctctctctctctctctctctctctagcagcGACACCTCCTCCAGACCCTCACGGCTCTCCCAAAGTGAAGCCCCCTGGTCGTGAGGACACAGTGCAGACCACATTCCTTCCCCAGAAAAGCTTTCCTGAGAAATCACCTGTCAATGGCACTGGTGACCCCCCGAAAACCGCTGGTGCACCTCCCCCCTCCTCCTATAACCGCTATGTCCCCAAACCCTATACAGCCTCTGCTAGGCCCTTTGAGCGCAAATTTGACAGTCCCAAATTTAACCACAACCTCCTGCCTAACGACACACAGGCCAAAGCCCCGGCTAAAACGCAGCAACCACAGGCTCCAGATCAGGACAGCGGCCTGGACACCTTCACCCGAACCACAGAGCACCGGCCCAAGTACCTGCAGAATAACATCAATGCCGTGCCCAAGGCCATCCCTGTCAGGTTAGAGACacaatgtgtgtgagagagaacaTGAGTTGTCATTGTAAGGCCAAGCAAATGTAACTACtacttaaaaaatacaaaactgatttgcttttttgtctgattctgaaatcatttacatttacattttacatttagctTAAGattctgtcagtttcttgtaaTTGAACCATAGTAGTATTTTTTGTCTAAAATTATGCAAAGGAGTGTGTTAAATAAGGATTCAATAATTATAAGATACATTATAATGATCGAGTTGTTGACTTCGTACTACCTAGATTTGCTTCTTCCTTCACTTGTAAATTGTCTAGGAAGCTCTTGTAAGTTAGTACTTATGTTCTGTTCCGCAGCAGGGGATAACACATTTTACTGAATTCTGTAGACCCTTGAATCTCAGGAGGACCTGACAGCTCTGCTCTACTATGTTGTCATCGTATTTGTGCTGGGTGCTTTGATCCCTTTATCAGAAAGAAATGATCACTATGTGTACTGTTTTATCTAAACCTGCTCTTTATATGTCAGCCCAAGTGCTCTggaggatgatgaagatgatgacatCCACACGGTGGTGGCCACAGCGCGTGGCATCTTCAACTGTAACGGCGGGGTCCTAAGCTCCATAGAAACAGGTGTCAGCATCATTATCCCTCAGGGGGCCATCCCCGACGGTGTGGAACAGGAGATCTACTTCAAAGTGTGTCGAGACAACAGCATCCTGCCACCCCTCGACAAGGAAAAAGGTCAGTAAATACACTTAGCTACGACCTAAAAGGGCCTACTACATACTACAAAGACAGTGAAACATGACATAATGAGATCATATAACAAATACTCTTTTTATATACGCATGTGTGTGCATCTACAGGAGAAACCCTGTTGAGTCCGCTGGTGATGTGTGGTCCACACGGTCTGAAGTTTCTGAAGCCTGTGGAGCTGCGCTTACCTCACTGTGCGTCTATGACTCCTGATGGTTGGTCTTTTGCTCTAAAATCCTCCGACTCCTCGTCGGGTACGCTGCCCTCTAATCTCTGTGCTTTTGGGGCTCTACAGGGTTGGCTCTGTGGCAAATGCAGACATTGGGCTTTATGggggaaatctttttcttcaCTGTGCACAGGTTATTTCTGATCCATGCAAGTGCTCACAAACTCATTGGTTCATTTGCACTCATTCACTCAGGGGGTTCTTTATATTCATTCTCTTGCTGGTGGCTAATTAAGCATGATCTAAAGGCTCCTTGTTTTTCTGCGCTTTGCTTTGGATATGCTGgactttccctctttttctcctaaAGGTTTTGTGTGTTCAGTGCAAAAACAATCATATTTATTGCTCACAAATCAgtagatatattttttttatctttattcattTGATTACTCATTTAAAGTCAGCTTTGTCATGTATTGACAAAGCCCAGCATTGAGTGAAGAATATCCTACATTGAACACAGAGCATCAGCAGACAACATATACAGACAATTACACAAAAAAGTACACAATTAAATTTACAGCCAATAGGTATATGACAGTAGAGACAAATCAGTAAACAGTGGATAGTCGTGAGGGGGGATCATGAGGTATTACTAGTGCACAACAATGGTAAATGTCCTTAGAAGGTAACAGTGTCAATAGTGCAGACAGAGTGTACAGAATAAAGTGTTCTCTAAATTTAAAGTGACCGGGAAATGTCATGTATCATGTGTTCAGTGAACAGGTAATGTAATCTATCATGTGTTAAGTGACCAACAGTAGACATAGTGCTGCAAGAGATGTGTTAGGTTGATGTAGTAGTGTGGCAGAATCAGGCAGATCATCAGGCAGATCTGTTCAGTGGTGTCATTGCCTGTGAGAAGTAACTTCATGGGTATTGAATAATTGGCTTGGATGCTCTATAGCCTACATTGAGATGATGGGGTTTGAACAGTACATGTGAGGGGTGAGAGGGATCCTTCCTGATACACATATAGAAAGACTTCTTAGAACATCAtgttgctgacacaggtgtaaCTGAGGCATGCAAGCCATGACTATAtgctcaaagcacttcatgagaactggggtgagtgcaacagggcgGGAGTTATGTCATTGGACAGAAACTTGCACCTGGTAGTTTCTGAAGATGCCTGTGAAGACATCAGGAAGCTGGTGGGCACACAACTAGGGATATCGTCAGGGCTAACACCTTTGTGTAGGTTCCACTTGAGCAGTGTTCTGCCACAATTTCTGCCACAATTAAAAAGAGCACCTGGCCACCAGAGTTCTGGGGTTCTTCAATGCTATCTTGGTGTTGGATgcttaaaaattaataatagaAGTTGTTCAGAGCATCTGGAAAAGCAATGTTCTTGGTGCACGTAAGGTGATTCTTCGTCCTATAGTCAGTGATTGAATACACTGCCACTTTTCAGTGCATAGAAGGCCTGGCTTTCCTGGTGGTAGTGGTGAGGTTGGTCTTTGCTGCCCTGAGCACATTCTGTTAGCTGATCTGGACACATTATAGGCTTTGGGTTAGGAACTACCCTCACTGAGCAGCAAGACCATCTTGGTTGGGTTGTATAGTAACAGTTCAGATGATCGTTGCATCATCTATTTACTTACTCATGTAGCCAGGGACATGTTACAAGGGGAtttctcttcctttccttctctctcactctacctctCACATGCTCATACACTCCTTCTCTTCTTACCTCTCTCAATCACAACCACTACATATCTCTTACTGACATCCCTGTGGATTAGCAGCTAATTGCCCCTCATTTAGAAACATGCAGAGAAAAAAGGCCGGAGGAGAAATGAGGCATCCATTTCTTGTGTTGTCCTGCTTCTTTGGGAGAGGATTACCAGTCGATGCCTCTAATCCCTCTATTGTAACTCAAGACGGTTTTCTAGCTTCAACTTCAACTTCTCCTCACGACCCCAGTGCTCTAACACCACTCTCCCTTCACAAATCTGAATGGACAAGCTCAACCCAACTGGGAATGCTAACTGAACACTCACTTTCACAGAGGCTCTGTAGCCCTTATGGAGGAAACCTGCTTCAGTCATTATGAATTTGGAATTGATTAGTACCTTATCATTCCCTTTAACCTTTTTACCAAGATGCTTTCTTATTAACAGGGTTTGCGATTTTTAGCAGTACAAAAGTTAAAAATCAATTCCCCCTTGTAACAGAAAGCACAAGTCATGGGAGAGAAGGTGAGAAAGGGAAGAATCAGTATATCCTGATTAATACACTGCTCATCTAAAGTCTGGCGACACctattttttttatgcttttaataCAAAGGAGCTTGTTTCCGTTTTTGGTTTGTAAATTATTAAAGACTAGCCAGGTTTATTTTAAGCCGTCACATGTCACTTTCTTCATATGAAGAGTCACTTTTTTCTTGCATTACTGACTGTTCATACAAAAAAAGTGCTCAGCATTTATTGCTACAAGGATCATTTTCAGTGACCATGCAGtttaaggttgttttttttgtagctaATTATACACAGATATTTATTGtgatatttagttattgagtaccaacaaagaaaacatgctcatgtgtattaaagaaatgtaaaaagtcTAGGTGTCCTCAAAAGCTAGTTATTGATTTTTAAGGAAATATTTCAGATATCAAGTAAGAAACTACATATGTGATTGACTCGGCCACTATTTGCTTTATTCTGGGCTATAAGAGATTGTTTTGTCcttaatttttctttcatttttattcgtGTTGTTGTGGAAACTTGGTAGCACCAAAACAGCAGATGGGGTCTCATCACTGAACACGAACAGATCTGTTTTTGTAGTTCCCAAGGCTATAAAAGAAAAGGCAAGGAGAGTTAAATTTTAATGCAATGCTTCAAAGTCTCTCAAATGGATTTTAAATGGTTTTCTTGTGACAAACTCTGGATGAATATCTGTGTGAGATTATATCTGTGATCTAAGAAGCTTGTATCGTTTTCTAAACAGTCTGAAGGGAATGAGTGTGTTCCACTGAAATTACTCCGTTATATTTTAAGTGTCCGTTAAATCCACTCCAGCTTGAAACGCTTCAGTTCACCACAAGTTTTGGATGGGGGAATCTCATAGGACTTCATTGAAAtaagattttgtttttatgttcagTTGTAAAGTATTACCCACagtattgttcatttttctttttctgtgctctctctctctcctttttttctctctatccaGGTGACCCCAAGAATTGGCAGAACAAATCTCTCCCTGGAGATCCAAACTACCTGGTAGGAGCCAACTGTGTGTCCGTGCTTATCGACCACTTCTGAGGAGTCTGTTACTGAATGTGAATGCCaggacaaaagaaagaaaacactctttccctctccaaactacacatgtgcacacacacacacacactgccgtTAGGGAGGGGACGTTTTGGCAGTGATAAATGAAGGATGACTGCGCTTTGATTCTGTTTACTGTACCCATGGAGACTGGAGGGAGGATGACTTTCTCTGAAGTgctgttcttctttttcttcttcttgatc
It contains:
- the tjp1a gene encoding tight junction protein ZO-1 isoform X6, whose protein sequence is MKYQKYITVMQMAMGVTASNKDNCLPPKRQLWVPPSSDAAATSSVAPPVVAVSQGKPSLRRIKGRIHRSKSLDSIDLLDCNSAAMEETVIWEQHTVTLHRAPGFGFGIAISGGRDNPHFQSGETSIVISDVLKGGPAEGLLQENDRVVMVNAVSMDNVEHAYAVQQLRKSGKNAKITIRRKRKVQIPVARLGDRETMSEREEDSEDDDYEGPGAGAGGASGGTSRRNDRSGSGGRRDHSASRERSTSPRSDRRSVASNIPPRPAKVTLVKSRKNEEYGLRLASHIFVKDISPESLAARDGNIQEGDVVLKINGTVTENLSLTDAKKLIERSKGKLKMVVQRDERATLLNIPDVDDSIPSGNSDRDDISEIHSLTSDHSLDRTRGSRSRSPDKRSEPSDISGQSPQQISNGSHRSRDEERISKPAAVSTPVKMVEDALLVPASEQGDKQIPPLPEPKPVYAQPGQPDVDLPVSPSDAPVPSPAHDDSILRPSMKLVKFRKGESVGLRLAGGNDVGIFVAGVLEDSPAAKEGLEEGDQILRVNNVDFANIIREEAVLFLLDLPRGEEVTILAQKKKDVYRRIVESDVGDSFYIRTHFEYEKESPYGLSFNKGEVFRVVDTLYNGKLGSWLAIRIGKKHQEVERGIIPNKNRAEQLSSVQYTLPKTPGGDRADFWRFRGLRSSKRNLRKSREDLSAQPVQTKFPAYERVVLREAGFLRPVVIFGPIADVAREKLAREVPDLFELAKSEPRDAGTDQRSSGIIRLHTIKQIIDKDKHAVLDITPNAVDRLNYAQWYPIVVFLNPDSKQGVKNMRTRLCPESRKSARKLYERALKLRKNNHHLFTATINMNNMNEGWYGALKDTIQQQQNQLVWVSEGKADGTPEDDLDLHDDRLSYLSAPGSEYSMYSTDSRHTSDYEDTDTEGGAYTDQELDETLNDDAGPPCEPAITRSSEPVREEPPVIQQPPGYPVYRSDALSRIEPAGFKAPAPQQKAEAALPEPLTETAPPGAHLNVALLSGATEGPAAPPQGNLAQPPAPEPLQTGQPGSEPKMYQKEIYSVDEQVRVSPGLKQPAYNSQQPLYQEEQPYRDYDHQPYRYDSAYVDPKAHNFDSHLQYDSRLPPYEEQWSPYDHQGEAPQHYDPRLNYQDGPDRDYSPPQSHYDTGYDTGRPRYGKPGPARFDEPPPPATGGFDGSSRYDHEPHPLPSTVSRSPEPPKQQYYEPPPARSAHGQPSQRGYMNSDVPPPPPKPESLPSPPDTAVTTATSKTLPPPPPETEEDPAMKPQSVLTRVKMFENKRSVSMDRARESADSTIRPADMVPKPGAASVPKANSLSNLDQEKTFRAPEPQQPQSKADDIVRANHYDPDEDEEYYRKQLSYFDRRSFDSKPSTQPQPANKPAQPQAQPGTNYPRVDSVDKVSPVPQVTPAATSPAPPPTLPKPAATPPPDPHGSPKVKPPGREDTVQTTFLPQKSFPEKSPVNGTGDPPKTAGAPPPSSYNRYVPKPYTASARPFERKFDSPKFNHNLLPNDTQAKAPAKTQQPQAPDQDSGLDTFTRTTEHRPKYLQNNINAVPKAIPVSPSALEDDEDDDIHTVVATARGIFNCNGGVLSSIETGVSIIIPQGAIPDGVEQEIYFKVCRDNSILPPLDKEKGETLLSPLVMCGPHGLKFLKPVELRLPHCASMTPDGDPKNWQNKSLPGDPNYLVGANCVSVLIDHF